A genome region from Chiroxiphia lanceolata isolate bChiLan1 chromosome 5, bChiLan1.pri, whole genome shotgun sequence includes the following:
- the ADM2 gene encoding protein ADM2 — protein MRAPAPLALGCVSFALCLLELPRGRALPPLRDSPARRPPELFPSLLGDPPGPEPHALLPPPVRTPRHRPPDPRHRPPNPRHRPPAPRHGQWVAPRRGALPAPRHRLLARRRPPWRVQRLLLRHDRRRDPRPRRHTGGHPVRVGCVLGTCQVQNLSHRLWQLRGQSGRRDSSPMNPNSPHSYG, from the exons ATGcgagccccggccccgctggcGCTGGGTTGCGTCAGCTTCGCGCTGTgtctgctggagctgccccgCGGCCGGGCCCTGCCGCCCCTCAG GGACTCGCCGGCCCGGAGACCCCCGgagcttttcccttctcttctcgGGGACCCCCCTGGCCCCGAGCCCCAcgcgctgctgccgccgcccgTCAGGACCCCGCGGCACCGACCCCCGGACCCTCGGCACCGACCCCCGAACCCTCGGCACCGACCCCCGGCCCCCCGGCACGGCCAGTGGGTCGCCCCCCGGCGCGGTGCCCTCCCGGCCCCCCGGCACAGACTGCTCGCCCGCCGGCGGCCCCCGTGGCGCGTCCAGCGCCTCCTCCTGCGGCACGACCGACGGCGggacccccggccccggcggcaCACCGGGGGGCACCCGGTGCGGGTGGGCTGCGTGCTGGGCACGTGCCAGGTGCAGAACCTGAGCCACCGCCTGTGGCAGCTGCGGGGCCAGTCGGGGCGCCGGGACTCGTCCCCCATGAACCCCAACAGCCCCCACAGCTACGGCTGA